A region from the Panicum hallii strain FIL2 chromosome 1, PHallii_v3.1, whole genome shotgun sequence genome encodes:
- the LOC112895800 gene encoding alpha-amylase inhibitor 5-like: MSPPVRCPARRHRHGRRRQLSRLLRAGQAIPPSPLPGCRWYAASRACGGAGVALAPLLLPVPLWHVKDACCRELAAVPAECRCSALRAMAEETPAAVVGRACWLAQARFAPTVVAETECGLRTVHGIRFCYARGAEDNND; this comes from the coding sequence ATGTCTCCTCCCGTCCGCTGTCCTGCTCGCCGCcatcgccatggccgccgccgccagctctCCCGGCTACTGCGTGCCGGGCAGGCCATCCCACCGAGCCCGCTCCCGGGCTGCCGCTGGTACGCGGCCAGCCGGGCCTGCGGTGGCGCCGGCGTCGCGCTCGCGCCCCTCCTGCTCCCGGTCCCGCTGTGGCACGTGAAGGACGCGTGCTGCCGGGAGCTGGCGGCCGTCCCGGCAGAGTGCCGGTGCAGCGCGCTGCGGGCCATGGCGGAGGAGACGCCGGCGGCCGTGGTGGGCCGGGCCTGCTGGCTCGCGCAGGCCCGGTTCGCGCCAACCGTCGTCGCGGAGACCGAGTGCGGCCTGCGCACCGTCCACGGCATCCGCTTCTGCTACGCGCGCGGCGCCGAGGACAACAACGACTGA